One Dreissena polymorpha isolate Duluth1 chromosome 9, UMN_Dpol_1.0, whole genome shotgun sequence genomic window carries:
- the LOC127844292 gene encoding fibrinogen C domain-containing protein 1-like isoform X2, with the protein MSLLVYFLGSFVLLFQGGQSELTWYKMLSARLDDIVFDMRSKDNSITTQVQELKTMVTATNQQLASFEKRLSAVAELVAVEERFANIDNRLKDVAAAEAGRRTHLLRRGLEQEKAATMTRFESLQKNQEKILLRMDDIERFQGAIMTRADDMYTQLNETRIQISNVENELYVTVYNTSNLFESVGTLENMQVAMKGTEEKSSALVAAMEQEVKSTQHNVQKLQSQVQTLVDTQESLQSKTRTIEAKVDTTRAEISRLTEDKTRALIAVIEEQVKSTQNNFHTLKSQVQTLVGMQADLKSKTMSIEAQVDTTRADISRLTEDKTRALIAVIEEQVKSTQNNFHTLQSQVQTLVGKQADLQSKTGTIEAQVDTTRDDISRLQRIVSGKDCTELLSRGAPKRSGVYNITTPLSHTKIQVLCDMETDGGGWTVFQKRFNGSEDFYRNFSDYEKGFGTVYAEHWLGLKYIYEITTRGSYQLRVDIVRSNGSKGYDVYGGFSLSPGTNYTLNVGSRVRSDGLLNTDYSFSDGASSWAPVGNAFSTYDHDVDRLSGFNCAAEYKGGWWYNDCYNYINLNSLYRPKLNSWIAMIYDSDYGLAASTMMFKSVS; encoded by the exons ATGTCTCttcttgtttattttcttggatcGTTTGTTTTGCTTTTCCAAGGCGGACAAAGTGAATTAACATGGTACAAGATGCTCTCTGCACGACTGGACGATATCGTGTTTGATATGAGGTCAAAAGATAATTCAATTACAACACAGGTTCAGGAACTCAAGACTATGGTGACCGCGACAAATCAGCAGTTGGCCTCTTTTGAAAAGAGGCTCAGTGCGGTGGCTGAGTTGGTCGCTGTTGAGGAGAGATTCGCTAATATAGACAACCGTTTGAAAGATGTTGCAGCGGCGGAGGCAGGGAGACGGACGCATCTGTTGAGACGAGGTCTTGAGCAGGAAAAGGCGGCAACGATGACAAGATTTGAATCTCTACAGAAGAATCAAGAGAAAATCCTTTTGCGGATGGATGATATAGAAAGGTTTCAAGGTGCAATAATGACGCGGGCAGATGATATGTATACTCAATTGAACGAAACGCGAATTCAGATATCTAATGTAGAAAATGAACTGTATGTTACTGTTTATAACACAAGTAACTTATTTGAAAGTGTTGGTACTCTGGAAAATATGCAGGTAGCGATGAAAGGGACTGAAGAAAAAAGCAGTGCGTTGGTAGCAGCGATGGAACAGGAAGTAAAATCTACGCAGCACAACGTTCAGAAACTCCAGTCACAGGTTCAAACCCTCGTTGATACGCAAGAGAGTCTTCAGTCTAAGACAAGGACTATCGAAGCAAAGGTCGATACGACACGCGCGGAAATATCTCGGCTGACTGAAGACAAAACGAGAGCGCTGATAGCGGTCATTGAAGAGCAAGTTAAGTCAACGCAGAACAACTTTCACACACTCAAGTCTCAGGTTCAAACCCTTGTGGGAATGCAAGCGGATCTTAAATCCAAGACAATGAGTATTGAAGCACAGGTCGATACGACACGCGCAGATATATCTCGGCTGACTGAAGACAAAACGAGAGCGCTGATAGCGGTCATTGAAGAGCAAGTTAAGTCAACACAGAACAACTTTCACACACTCCAGTCTCAGGTTCAAACCCTTGTGGGAAAGCAAGCGGATCTTCAGTCTAAGACAGGGACTATCGAAGCACAGGTTGATACGACACGCGATGATATATCTCGGCTTCAGCGTATCGTATCAg GGAAAGATTGCACCGAGCTTCTGAGCAGAGGTGCCCCAAAGCGAAGTGGTGTCTACAACATTACCACCCCTCTATCTCACACCAAGATACAGGTGTTGTGTGACATGGAGACAGACGGGGGAGGCTGGACG GTCTTTCAAAAGCGGTTCAATGGCAGTGAAGATTTTTATCGGAACTTTAGTGACTATGAAAAGGGCTTCGGAACTGTTTACGCAGAACACTGGCTGG GTCTTAAATACATTTACGAGATTACAACGCGTGGTTCCTACCAACTCCGTGTAGACATTGTACGTTCGAACGGAAGCAAGGGATACGATGTGTACGGGGGCTTTAGTCTTTCGCCTGGAACGAACTACACACTGAACGTTGGGTCACGTGTACGATCCGATGGTC TTCTCAACACAGACTACTCATTTAGTGATGGAGCCTCTTCATGGGCACCGGTCGGAAATGCCTTCAGTACGTATGATCATGACGTTGACCGTCTTTCGGGGTTCAACTGTGCAGCAGAGTATAAAGGGGGCTGGTGGTACAATGACTGCTATAACTACATCAATCTGAATAGTCTTTACCGACCAAAACTAAATAGTTGGATAGCCATGATTTATGACTCTGACTACGGTCTTGCTGCCAGCACCATGATGTTTAAAAGTGTGTCATAA
- the LOC127844292 gene encoding fibrinogen C domain-containing protein 1-like isoform X3 gives MSLLVYFLGSFVLLFQGGQSELTWYKMLSARLDDIVFDMRSKDNSITTQVQELKTMVTATNQQLASFEKRLSAVAELVAVEERFANIDNRLKDVAAAEAGRRTHLLRRGLEQEKAATMTRFESLQKNQEKILLRMDDIERFQGAIMTRADDMYTQLNETRIQISNVENELYVTVYNTSNLFESVGTLENMQVAMKGTEEKSSALVAAMEQEVKSTQHNVQKLQSQVQTLVDTQESLQSKTRTIEAKVDTTRADISRLTEDKTRALIAVIEEQVKSTQNNFHTLQSQVQTLVGKQADLQSKTGTIEAQVDTTRDDISRLQRIVSVDGQWGAWTSWSLCTWSHHCTQTRTRACNNPAPLHFGRDCPGLTTQTQECNTSSCGGKDCTELLSRGAPKRSGVYNITTPLSHTKIQVLCDMETDGGGWTVFQKRFNGSEDFYRNFSDYEKGFGTVYAEHWLGLKYIYEITTRGSYQLRVDIVRSNGSKGYDVYGGFSLSPGTNYTLNVGSRVRSDGLLNTDYSFSDGASSWAPVGNAFSTYDHDVDRLSGFNCAAEYKGGWWYNDCYNYINLNSLYRPKLNSWIAMIYDSDYGLAASTMMFKSVS, from the exons ATGTCTCttcttgtttattttcttggatcGTTTGTTTTGCTTTTCCAAGGCGGACAAAGTGAATTAACATGGTACAAGATGCTCTCTGCACGACTGGACGATATCGTGTTTGATATGAGGTCAAAAGATAATTCAATTACAACACAGGTTCAGGAACTCAAGACTATGGTGACCGCGACAAATCAGCAGTTGGCCTCTTTTGAAAAGAGGCTCAGTGCGGTGGCTGAGTTGGTCGCTGTTGAGGAGAGATTCGCTAATATAGACAACCGTTTGAAAGATGTTGCAGCGGCGGAGGCAGGGAGACGGACGCATCTGTTGAGACGAGGTCTTGAGCAGGAAAAGGCGGCAACGATGACAAGATTTGAATCTCTACAGAAGAATCAAGAGAAAATCCTTTTGCGGATGGATGATATAGAAAGGTTTCAAGGTGCAATAATGACGCGGGCAGATGATATGTATACTCAATTGAACGAAACGCGAATTCAGATATCTAATGTAGAAAATGAACTGTATGTTACTGTTTATAACACAAGTAACTTATTTGAAAGTGTTGGTACTCTGGAAAATATGCAGGTAGCGATGAAAGGGACTGAAGAAAAAAGCAGTGCGTTGGTAGCAGCGATGGAACAGGAAGTAAAATCTACGCAGCACAACGTTCAGAAACTCCAGTCACAGGTTCAAACCCTCGTTGATACGCAAGAGAGTCTTCAGTCTAAGACAAGGACTATCGAAGCAAAG GTCGATACGACACGCGCAGATATATCTCGGCTGACTGAAGACAAAACGAGAGCGCTGATAGCGGTCATTGAAGAGCAAGTTAAGTCAACACAGAACAACTTTCACACACTCCAGTCTCAGGTTCAAACCCTTGTGGGAAAGCAAGCGGATCTTCAGTCTAAGACAGGGACTATCGAAGCACAGGTTGATACGACACGCGATGATATATCTCGGCTTCAGCGTATCGTATCAg TGGACGGACAATGGGGTGCATGGACTTCATGGTCTCTTTGCACATGGTCTCACCACTGCACTCAGACACGGACTCGAGCTTGCAACAATCCAGCACCGCTACATTTCGGGAGAGATTGCCCCGGTCTTACGACACAAACGCAAGAATGTAACACATCTTCATGTGGAG GGAAAGATTGCACCGAGCTTCTGAGCAGAGGTGCCCCAAAGCGAAGTGGTGTCTACAACATTACCACCCCTCTATCTCACACCAAGATACAGGTGTTGTGTGACATGGAGACAGACGGGGGAGGCTGGACG GTCTTTCAAAAGCGGTTCAATGGCAGTGAAGATTTTTATCGGAACTTTAGTGACTATGAAAAGGGCTTCGGAACTGTTTACGCAGAACACTGGCTGG GTCTTAAATACATTTACGAGATTACAACGCGTGGTTCCTACCAACTCCGTGTAGACATTGTACGTTCGAACGGAAGCAAGGGATACGATGTGTACGGGGGCTTTAGTCTTTCGCCTGGAACGAACTACACACTGAACGTTGGGTCACGTGTACGATCCGATGGTC TTCTCAACACAGACTACTCATTTAGTGATGGAGCCTCTTCATGGGCACCGGTCGGAAATGCCTTCAGTACGTATGATCATGACGTTGACCGTCTTTCGGGGTTCAACTGTGCAGCAGAGTATAAAGGGGGCTGGTGGTACAATGACTGCTATAACTACATCAATCTGAATAGTCTTTACCGACCAAAACTAAATAGTTGGATAGCCATGATTTATGACTCTGACTACGGTCTTGCTGCCAGCACCATGATGTTTAAAAGTGTGTCATAA
- the LOC127844292 gene encoding fibrinogen C domain-containing protein 1-like isoform X4, which produces MSLLVYFLGSFVLLFQGGQSELTWYKMLSARLDDIVFDMRSKDNSITTQVQELKTMVTATNQQLASFEKRLSAVAELVAVEERFANIDNRLKDVAAAEAGRRTHLLRRGLEQEKAATMTRFESLQKNQEKILLRMDDIERFQGAIMTRADDMYTQLNETRIQISNVENELYVTVYNTSNLFESVGTLENMQVAMKGTEEKSSALVAAMEQEVKSTQHNVQKLQSQVQTLVDTQESLQSKTRTIEAKVDTTRAEISRLTEDKTRALIAVIEEQVKSTQNNFHTLKSQVQTLVGKQADLQSKTGTIEAQVDTTRDDISRLQRIVSVDGQWGAWTSWSLCTWSHHCTQTRTRACNNPAPLHFGRDCPGLTTQTQECNTSSCGGKDCTELLSRGAPKRSGVYNITTPLSHTKIQVLCDMETDGGGWTVFQKRFNGSEDFYRNFSDYEKGFGTVYAEHWLGLKYIYEITTRGSYQLRVDIVRSNGSKGYDVYGGFSLSPGTNYTLNVGSRVRSDGLLNTDYSFSDGASSWAPVGNAFSTYDHDVDRLSGFNCAAEYKGGWWYNDCYNYINLNSLYRPKLNSWIAMIYDSDYGLAASTMMFKSVS; this is translated from the exons ATGTCTCttcttgtttattttcttggatcGTTTGTTTTGCTTTTCCAAGGCGGACAAAGTGAATTAACATGGTACAAGATGCTCTCTGCACGACTGGACGATATCGTGTTTGATATGAGGTCAAAAGATAATTCAATTACAACACAGGTTCAGGAACTCAAGACTATGGTGACCGCGACAAATCAGCAGTTGGCCTCTTTTGAAAAGAGGCTCAGTGCGGTGGCTGAGTTGGTCGCTGTTGAGGAGAGATTCGCTAATATAGACAACCGTTTGAAAGATGTTGCAGCGGCGGAGGCAGGGAGACGGACGCATCTGTTGAGACGAGGTCTTGAGCAGGAAAAGGCGGCAACGATGACAAGATTTGAATCTCTACAGAAGAATCAAGAGAAAATCCTTTTGCGGATGGATGATATAGAAAGGTTTCAAGGTGCAATAATGACGCGGGCAGATGATATGTATACTCAATTGAACGAAACGCGAATTCAGATATCTAATGTAGAAAATGAACTGTATGTTACTGTTTATAACACAAGTAACTTATTTGAAAGTGTTGGTACTCTGGAAAATATGCAGGTAGCGATGAAAGGGACTGAAGAAAAAAGCAGTGCGTTGGTAGCAGCGATGGAACAGGAAGTAAAATCTACGCAGCACAACGTTCAGAAACTCCAGTCACAGGTTCAAACCCTCGTTGATACGCAAGAGAGTCTTCAGTCTAAGACAAGGACTATCGAAGCAAAGGTCGATACGACACGCGCGGAAATATCTCGGCTGACTGAAGACAAAACGAGAGCGCTGATAGCGGTCATTGAAGAGCAAGTTAAGTCAACGCAGAACAACTTTCACACACTCAAGTCTCAG GTTCAAACCCTTGTGGGAAAGCAAGCGGATCTTCAGTCTAAGACAGGGACTATCGAAGCACAGGTTGATACGACACGCGATGATATATCTCGGCTTCAGCGTATCGTATCAg TGGACGGACAATGGGGTGCATGGACTTCATGGTCTCTTTGCACATGGTCTCACCACTGCACTCAGACACGGACTCGAGCTTGCAACAATCCAGCACCGCTACATTTCGGGAGAGATTGCCCCGGTCTTACGACACAAACGCAAGAATGTAACACATCTTCATGTGGAG GGAAAGATTGCACCGAGCTTCTGAGCAGAGGTGCCCCAAAGCGAAGTGGTGTCTACAACATTACCACCCCTCTATCTCACACCAAGATACAGGTGTTGTGTGACATGGAGACAGACGGGGGAGGCTGGACG GTCTTTCAAAAGCGGTTCAATGGCAGTGAAGATTTTTATCGGAACTTTAGTGACTATGAAAAGGGCTTCGGAACTGTTTACGCAGAACACTGGCTGG GTCTTAAATACATTTACGAGATTACAACGCGTGGTTCCTACCAACTCCGTGTAGACATTGTACGTTCGAACGGAAGCAAGGGATACGATGTGTACGGGGGCTTTAGTCTTTCGCCTGGAACGAACTACACACTGAACGTTGGGTCACGTGTACGATCCGATGGTC TTCTCAACACAGACTACTCATTTAGTGATGGAGCCTCTTCATGGGCACCGGTCGGAAATGCCTTCAGTACGTATGATCATGACGTTGACCGTCTTTCGGGGTTCAACTGTGCAGCAGAGTATAAAGGGGGCTGGTGGTACAATGACTGCTATAACTACATCAATCTGAATAGTCTTTACCGACCAAAACTAAATAGTTGGATAGCCATGATTTATGACTCTGACTACGGTCTTGCTGCCAGCACCATGATGTTTAAAAGTGTGTCATAA
- the LOC127844292 gene encoding angiopoietin-4-like isoform X1, producing the protein MSLLVYFLGSFVLLFQGGQSELTWYKMLSARLDDIVFDMRSKDNSITTQVQELKTMVTATNQQLASFEKRLSAVAELVAVEERFANIDNRLKDVAAAEAGRRTHLLRRGLEQEKAATMTRFESLQKNQEKILLRMDDIERFQGAIMTRADDMYTQLNETRIQISNVENELYVTVYNTSNLFESVGTLENMQVAMKGTEEKSSALVAAMEQEVKSTQHNVQKLQSQVQTLVDTQESLQSKTRTIEAKVDTTRAEISRLTEDKTRALIAVIEEQVKSTQNNFHTLKSQVQTLVGMQADLKSKTMSIEAQVDTTRADISRLTEDKTRALIAVIEEQVKSTQNNFHTLQSQVQTLVGKQADLQSKTGTIEAQVDTTRDDISRLQRIVSVDGQWGAWTSWSLCTWSHHCTQTRTRACNNPAPLHFGRDCPGLTTQTQECNTSSCGGKDCTELLSRGAPKRSGVYNITTPLSHTKIQVLCDMETDGGGWTVFQKRFNGSEDFYRNFSDYEKGFGTVYAEHWLGLKYIYEITTRGSYQLRVDIVRSNGSKGYDVYGGFSLSPGTNYTLNVGSRVRSDGLLNTDYSFSDGASSWAPVGNAFSTYDHDVDRLSGFNCAAEYKGGWWYNDCYNYINLNSLYRPKLNSWIAMIYDSDYGLAASTMMFKSVS; encoded by the exons ATGTCTCttcttgtttattttcttggatcGTTTGTTTTGCTTTTCCAAGGCGGACAAAGTGAATTAACATGGTACAAGATGCTCTCTGCACGACTGGACGATATCGTGTTTGATATGAGGTCAAAAGATAATTCAATTACAACACAGGTTCAGGAACTCAAGACTATGGTGACCGCGACAAATCAGCAGTTGGCCTCTTTTGAAAAGAGGCTCAGTGCGGTGGCTGAGTTGGTCGCTGTTGAGGAGAGATTCGCTAATATAGACAACCGTTTGAAAGATGTTGCAGCGGCGGAGGCAGGGAGACGGACGCATCTGTTGAGACGAGGTCTTGAGCAGGAAAAGGCGGCAACGATGACAAGATTTGAATCTCTACAGAAGAATCAAGAGAAAATCCTTTTGCGGATGGATGATATAGAAAGGTTTCAAGGTGCAATAATGACGCGGGCAGATGATATGTATACTCAATTGAACGAAACGCGAATTCAGATATCTAATGTAGAAAATGAACTGTATGTTACTGTTTATAACACAAGTAACTTATTTGAAAGTGTTGGTACTCTGGAAAATATGCAGGTAGCGATGAAAGGGACTGAAGAAAAAAGCAGTGCGTTGGTAGCAGCGATGGAACAGGAAGTAAAATCTACGCAGCACAACGTTCAGAAACTCCAGTCACAGGTTCAAACCCTCGTTGATACGCAAGAGAGTCTTCAGTCTAAGACAAGGACTATCGAAGCAAAGGTCGATACGACACGCGCGGAAATATCTCGGCTGACTGAAGACAAAACGAGAGCGCTGATAGCGGTCATTGAAGAGCAAGTTAAGTCAACGCAGAACAACTTTCACACACTCAAGTCTCAGGTTCAAACCCTTGTGGGAATGCAAGCGGATCTTAAATCCAAGACAATGAGTATTGAAGCACAGGTCGATACGACACGCGCAGATATATCTCGGCTGACTGAAGACAAAACGAGAGCGCTGATAGCGGTCATTGAAGAGCAAGTTAAGTCAACACAGAACAACTTTCACACACTCCAGTCTCAGGTTCAAACCCTTGTGGGAAAGCAAGCGGATCTTCAGTCTAAGACAGGGACTATCGAAGCACAGGTTGATACGACACGCGATGATATATCTCGGCTTCAGCGTATCGTATCAg TGGACGGACAATGGGGTGCATGGACTTCATGGTCTCTTTGCACATGGTCTCACCACTGCACTCAGACACGGACTCGAGCTTGCAACAATCCAGCACCGCTACATTTCGGGAGAGATTGCCCCGGTCTTACGACACAAACGCAAGAATGTAACACATCTTCATGTGGAG GGAAAGATTGCACCGAGCTTCTGAGCAGAGGTGCCCCAAAGCGAAGTGGTGTCTACAACATTACCACCCCTCTATCTCACACCAAGATACAGGTGTTGTGTGACATGGAGACAGACGGGGGAGGCTGGACG GTCTTTCAAAAGCGGTTCAATGGCAGTGAAGATTTTTATCGGAACTTTAGTGACTATGAAAAGGGCTTCGGAACTGTTTACGCAGAACACTGGCTGG GTCTTAAATACATTTACGAGATTACAACGCGTGGTTCCTACCAACTCCGTGTAGACATTGTACGTTCGAACGGAAGCAAGGGATACGATGTGTACGGGGGCTTTAGTCTTTCGCCTGGAACGAACTACACACTGAACGTTGGGTCACGTGTACGATCCGATGGTC TTCTCAACACAGACTACTCATTTAGTGATGGAGCCTCTTCATGGGCACCGGTCGGAAATGCCTTCAGTACGTATGATCATGACGTTGACCGTCTTTCGGGGTTCAACTGTGCAGCAGAGTATAAAGGGGGCTGGTGGTACAATGACTGCTATAACTACATCAATCTGAATAGTCTTTACCGACCAAAACTAAATAGTTGGATAGCCATGATTTATGACTCTGACTACGGTCTTGCTGCCAGCACCATGATGTTTAAAAGTGTGTCATAA
- the LOC127846216 gene encoding uncharacterized protein LOC127846216: protein MTKNKSPLVLCIIVYFPLGPGEFPVIYFIAGLSAHVPAEAYSIVLSTVARHGFFVLGIDYGYPLLDAVWEDLNVYFEELNFVRFHKRYKESWCEINVHFLASAFMEPYSQLVHGTKLNNYTVPALMYGTPLSEYGFPNCNVRGYDCIQFYNVWKYVRVALEVAVCFGHCDFLDPVAWEGCHIIHVCKTTNSTRLDHDRQTVQGFISAFFETTLQARHDVIDYVKNTILYIDGDVTTLLSSRSVGAQC, encoded by the exons ATGACAAAAAACAAGTCGCCACTTGTTCTTTGTATTATAGTGTACTTCCCACTTGGACCAGGGGAATTTCCAGTGATTTATTTCATCGCAGGTCTAAGCGCGCATGTGCCTGCTGAAGCATATAGCATCGTGCTGTCGACAGTGGCAAGGCACGGGTTCTTCGTGCTCGGGATAGACTATGGTTATCCTCTATTGGACGCAGTTTGGGAGGATCTGAACGTGTATTTCGAGGAACTAAATTTTGTAAGGTTCCATAAAAGATACAAAGAATCATGgtgtgaaataaatgttcattttttg GCCAGCGCCTTCATGGAACCGTACAGCCAGCTTGTCCACGGAACAAAACTCAACAACTACACGGTGCCCGCCCTTATGTATGGTACCCCGCTTTCAGAGTATGGTTTCCCAAACTGTAACGTGCGCGGATACGACTGCATTCAGTTTTATAATGTATGGAAGTACGTCAGGGTCGCTCTGGAAGTAGCAGTTT GTTTTGGACATTGTGACTTTCTGGACCCTGTTGCGTGGGAAG GATGTCACATAATACACGTTTGCAAGACAACCAACAGCACGCGGCTGGATCATGACAGACAGACTGTTCAAGGCTTCATATCCGCTTTCTTCGAAACGACGTTACAGGCGCGTCATGACGTCATCGATTATGTTAAAAacaccattctatacatagatggtgacgtcactacgttattgtcatcAAGATCGGTGGGTGCACAATGTTAA